From the genome of Paludisphaera rhizosphaerae, one region includes:
- a CDS encoding Mur ligase family protein: protein MARWFVDRLPQRGIPSVSLRRLLPGAKFVGCPDWEVTGCAVDHRRLDPGQVFVAVRDARYDGHGHIADALDRGAAGVVVERVVPEAGRLQVVVDDARAAHARICHALAGDPSERMATLGVTGVRGKTVVSMMARSIMEAAGLRCGLVGGAPAESGATWPGGAAGLAAILAHMVEQKCEAGVIEIGAESLEARGLEGVTFQAAVATDLALPQGVPTEEALRRRRAKARLFRKIAPGGAAVVNADDPAAEILGGLNLDARRVSFGLQRPDQVDVSATIERVDSVGTRFQLHGFDRSVPVTLRLIGERHVSHALAAAALAWSMHVDVDAVVAGLESVAGVAGHLEAVDEGQDFDVRIDEARDATALAQALAALRSVSAGRIHLVLSAHGDQDRAERRALAMVAEQAADRVILTLGDPRTEEPDRCMDDVLGGFRRPGKVHVEPDRRRAIETSLADARRGDAVLIAGKGRNAFQIFADRVVPFDDFAVTRSFLANGGRVAASRSA from the coding sequence ATGGCACGCTGGTTCGTCGATCGACTTCCTCAGCGCGGGATTCCCTCGGTGAGCCTCCGCAGGCTGTTGCCGGGGGCGAAGTTCGTGGGGTGCCCGGACTGGGAGGTCACCGGCTGCGCCGTCGATCATCGCCGGCTCGACCCAGGTCAGGTGTTCGTGGCCGTTCGCGACGCTCGCTATGACGGCCACGGCCACATCGCCGACGCACTCGATCGGGGCGCTGCAGGCGTCGTCGTCGAGCGCGTCGTCCCTGAGGCTGGTCGTCTCCAGGTCGTGGTGGACGACGCTCGTGCCGCGCACGCTCGGATTTGCCACGCTCTGGCCGGCGATCCGTCGGAACGGATGGCCACTCTGGGCGTCACCGGCGTTCGGGGCAAAACGGTCGTCAGCATGATGGCCCGGTCGATCATGGAGGCCGCGGGCCTTCGCTGCGGTCTTGTCGGCGGCGCTCCCGCCGAGTCCGGCGCGACCTGGCCGGGAGGCGCTGCGGGGCTGGCCGCGATCCTGGCGCACATGGTCGAGCAGAAGTGCGAGGCCGGCGTGATCGAGATCGGCGCCGAGTCGCTGGAGGCTCGCGGGCTTGAAGGCGTGACCTTCCAGGCGGCCGTGGCGACAGACCTGGCTCTGCCGCAGGGCGTTCCCACCGAGGAGGCGCTGCGACGTCGCCGGGCCAAGGCCAGACTCTTCCGCAAGATCGCGCCGGGGGGGGCCGCGGTGGTCAACGCCGACGACCCCGCCGCCGAGATCCTGGGCGGCCTGAACCTGGACGCCCGCCGCGTCAGTTTCGGCCTGCAACGACCCGACCAGGTCGACGTCTCGGCGACCATCGAGCGGGTCGACTCCGTCGGCACCCGGTTCCAGCTTCACGGTTTCGACCGCTCGGTGCCGGTGACGCTCCGCCTGATCGGCGAGCGGCACGTCTCACACGCCCTGGCGGCCGCGGCCCTGGCGTGGTCGATGCACGTCGACGTCGACGCCGTAGTGGCCGGCCTGGAGTCGGTCGCTGGCGTCGCCGGGCATCTTGAGGCGGTCGACGAGGGACAGGATTTCGACGTCCGCATCGACGAGGCCCGCGACGCGACCGCGCTCGCCCAGGCCCTGGCCGCCTTGCGGTCGGTCTCCGCCGGACGCATCCACCTGGTCCTGAGCGCCCATGGCGATCAGGATCGCGCCGAACGCCGGGCCCTGGCGATGGTCGCCGAGCAGGCCGCCGATCGCGTGATCCTCACGCTGGGCGATCCTCGGACCGAAGAGCCCGACCGCTGCATGGACGACGTTCTGGGCGGCTTCCGGCGTCCTGGCAAGGTGCACGTCGAACCCGACCGCCGTCGAGCCATCGAGACTTCCCTGGCCGACGCCCGTCGCGGCGACGCCGTGCTGATCGCCGGCAAGGGCCGCAACGCCTTCCAGATCTTCGCCGACCGCGTCGTCCCCTTTGACGACTTCGCTGTTACCCGAAGCTTCCTGGCGAACGGGGGCCGGGTAGCGGCCTCGCGCTCGGCTTGA
- a CDS encoding glycosyltransferase family 87 protein translates to MAHPDETGAADGWNRPSRIRRDEAADRPPTIAARTPFRWEPWLIGLTAILMVVFSAPPLYNLFAGAPNKDYSLWYQVGAAVREGIDVYPDPDSNRLFPFMYPPSAAALLGYVSCVGPYATGILLVLVHSAAWVGAVLLSVRLATGGTARTRNPILYVVPSLVIIALIHNTYLLGQPNLTLLTLLLAAFLCLQKGKDGWAGTLVATGAAIKAFPILALGYLIYRRRWRASAATVVALAVWLLVVPLAFRTPAQAVRDVKVWAGGMLFTYNSNGIAQRPFRSYSYKNQSIMAMAHRLLRDVPADGETVLSKRVAAIRRKLRETEPEQARADASLDLKTMLTAQPKGRSPLEGAFEGIDDDLKAAWRVNVASWGFRAVTLATLAGMAVLSLFTLAVLPRDRERTPRTDALEFSIITLLIVMFSPLSFNYAFVWMIFPMTVALQEVIEHPAADPRRRKRERAWLGFILLLPATAIAFPLYAQAYGNLFVPAALLVFTLGWKLREATRDGLATTTTEPHSTSLGRFAGASTVG, encoded by the coding sequence ATGGCGCACCCGGACGAGACCGGCGCGGCTGACGGCTGGAACAGACCTTCGCGAATCCGTCGCGACGAGGCTGCGGATCGACCTCCGACCATTGCGGCCCGGACGCCCTTCCGTTGGGAGCCATGGCTGATCGGCCTGACGGCGATTCTGATGGTGGTCTTTTCGGCCCCCCCTCTCTACAACCTGTTCGCGGGGGCGCCGAACAAGGACTACAGCCTTTGGTATCAGGTCGGCGCTGCGGTGCGCGAGGGGATCGACGTCTACCCCGACCCGGACTCGAACAGGCTCTTCCCGTTCATGTATCCGCCGTCGGCCGCGGCGCTTTTGGGGTACGTCAGTTGTGTCGGTCCCTACGCGACAGGCATCCTGTTGGTCCTGGTGCATTCCGCGGCCTGGGTGGGAGCGGTGCTACTCTCAGTCCGACTGGCGACCGGCGGGACGGCGAGGACGCGAAACCCGATCCTGTACGTCGTCCCTTCCCTGGTCATCATCGCGCTGATCCACAACACGTACCTGCTCGGTCAGCCGAACCTGACATTGCTGACGCTGCTGTTGGCGGCGTTCCTGTGCTTGCAGAAGGGGAAGGACGGCTGGGCGGGAACCCTCGTGGCGACGGGGGCGGCGATCAAGGCGTTTCCGATCCTGGCGCTGGGCTATTTGATCTATCGCCGACGGTGGCGGGCCTCGGCGGCGACGGTCGTCGCGCTGGCGGTCTGGCTGCTGGTCGTACCGCTGGCCTTCCGCACGCCTGCCCAGGCGGTTCGCGACGTGAAAGTCTGGGCCGGCGGGATGCTCTTCACGTACAACTCGAACGGCATCGCCCAGCGGCCGTTTCGGTCGTACAGCTACAAGAACCAGTCGATCATGGCGATGGCGCATCGCCTGCTGCGGGACGTGCCGGCCGACGGCGAGACCGTGCTGTCGAAGCGGGTCGCCGCGATCCGTCGCAAGCTCAGGGAGACCGAGCCGGAGCAAGCCCGCGCGGACGCCTCGCTCGACCTCAAGACGATGCTCACGGCCCAGCCCAAGGGGCGTTCGCCGCTCGAAGGGGCGTTCGAGGGGATCGACGACGACCTCAAGGCCGCCTGGAGGGTGAACGTGGCCTCATGGGGCTTCCGGGCCGTGACGCTGGCGACCCTCGCCGGCATGGCCGTGCTGAGCCTGTTTACGCTGGCCGTGCTTCCTCGCGACCGCGAGCGCACGCCCCGAACCGACGCGCTGGAGTTCTCGATCATCACCCTGCTGATCGTGATGTTCTCGCCGTTGTCGTTCAATTATGCATTCGTGTGGATGATCTTTCCGATGACGGTCGCGCTGCAAGAGGTTATTGAGCATCCCGCCGCCGATCCGAGGCGACGCAAGCGGGAACGGGCCTGGCTCGGCTTCATCCTCTTGCTGCCCGCGACGGCGATCGCCTTCCCGCTCTATGCGCAGGCGTACGGCAACCTCTTCGTCCCGGCCGCGTTGTTGGTTTTCACGCTGGGTTGGAAGCTGCGCGAGGCGACTCGCGACGGGCTGGCCACGACGACGACAGAGCCGCACTCCACCTCGCTCGGACGATTCGCCGGCGCTTCGACCGTTGGTTGA
- a CDS encoding serine hydrolase domain-containing protein produces MPRHIRPVLTALAACLAIATPTFGQTPVADPIAGGLDAALSRAVREKRIVGGVVLAARDGQIVYHRAVGLADREAGRPMREDAVFRLASVTKPIVSAAALALVDQGRIRLDDPITRWLPNFRPRLADGRVPTITVRQLLTHTSGLGYGFAEPADGPYHRAGVSDGLDQPGLTLDENLKRLASAPLLFEPGTAWRYSLATDVLGAVVARAGGDPLPTVVERTVTGPLEMRDTSFYYPPSGRLAAAYFDAAPEPILMGAVHVTSFGPGAGVRFAPDRALVPTSYASGGGGMIGTAGDFLKFLEAIRKGGAPILKPETALAMFSPQTGDLQNVASGPGWAFGFGAAVVVDPALAGTPLSKGSCQWGGVYGHYWFVDPTRKLSVVCMTNTTLEGMSGQLTKDLREAACAGSTP; encoded by the coding sequence ATGCCTCGTCATATTCGGCCCGTCTTGACGGCCCTCGCCGCCTGCCTGGCGATCGCCACGCCAACATTCGGTCAGACGCCCGTCGCTGATCCGATCGCCGGTGGGCTCGACGCCGCGCTCAGCCGAGCCGTCAGGGAGAAGCGAATCGTCGGCGGCGTCGTGCTGGCGGCCCGGGATGGGCAGATCGTCTACCATCGGGCGGTGGGTCTGGCGGATCGGGAAGCGGGCCGGCCGATGCGCGAGGACGCCGTGTTCCGCCTGGCCTCCGTAACCAAGCCGATCGTCTCCGCCGCGGCGCTGGCGCTCGTCGATCAGGGCCGCATCAGACTGGACGATCCGATCACGCGATGGCTGCCGAACTTCCGCCCTCGCCTGGCGGACGGCCGCGTCCCGACGATCACCGTCCGGCAACTCCTGACCCACACCTCGGGCCTGGGATACGGCTTCGCCGAGCCCGCGGACGGCCCTTACCACCGTGCGGGCGTTTCCGACGGTCTCGATCAGCCGGGACTGACGCTCGACGAGAACCTCAAGCGGCTTGCCTCGGCCCCCCTCCTCTTCGAGCCCGGTACGGCGTGGCGGTACTCGTTGGCGACGGACGTCCTCGGCGCCGTCGTCGCTCGCGCCGGGGGGGATCCGCTGCCGACCGTCGTCGAGCGCACGGTCACCGGCCCGCTGGAGATGCGGGACACCTCGTTCTATTACCCGCCGTCGGGAAGGCTGGCCGCCGCGTACTTCGACGCCGCGCCCGAACCGATCCTCATGGGCGCGGTGCACGTCACCTCGTTCGGCCCTGGTGCGGGGGTGCGGTTCGCCCCCGACCGCGCCCTGGTCCCGACCTCGTACGCTTCCGGCGGCGGCGGGATGATCGGCACGGCCGGCGACTTCCTGAAATTCCTGGAGGCGATCCGCAAGGGAGGCGCGCCGATTCTCAAGCCCGAAACGGCCCTCGCCATGTTCAGCCCTCAGACCGGCGACCTCCAGAACGTCGCCAGCGGCCCCGGATGGGCCTTCGGCTTCGGCGCCGCGGTGGTCGTCGACCCGGCACTCGCCGGAACGCCTCTCTCCAAGGGGTCATGCCAGTGGGGCGGGGTCTACGGCCATTACTGGTTCGTCGACCCGACGCGAAAGCTCTCCGTCGTCTGCATGACCAACACGACCTTGGAGGGGATGTCAGGGCAGTTGACGAAGGATCTGCGGGAAGCCGCCTGCGCAGGCTCGACGCCCTGA